The Salarias fasciatus chromosome 12, fSalaFa1.1, whole genome shotgun sequence DNA segment CACGGCTACAAGAGAGTCAGAGCATGTCCTGCAGTCCGTCCTGTCAgtctgcagaggtcagagatcAAAGCCAGGGAAACCAGTCCGATGTGTGGTCCGATCCAACAGACGAGCCTCAGTAATTAGGTATTATCACTAAAAGTTACTATAATAGCCACTAAATGTGCCTGTGTTGTTTACTTagtgaaaaaagagaagaaaatctaATATAAAGCCttacaaattaaagaaatgttctATCTCTCTGCCATTTTCCCTTTAAGCTCCTTTGTTTAAAAAAGCAATTTGTTAGTTGCTCAACCTGAACACAGCTTAAATATGTACTGTTAAGTTTAACTGGCGACTATTTCCCCGGGAAATCTCCTGTCCTTCACAATTTTCACTACATTTGACCAATTATTCCAGTGGATATGTCTGCAAGATTGTACGATTAATAACCAGATGTCTTGACACTAATTCATCAAACAAAAACGGTTTGTGACCATCTTTAAAAAATATGTTATCATTACAGAGGGGAAAACATTTAGATTAAGCTGTTAAGACCAAGAGGTTTATGTAAATATGTCACTTTATGGAGCTCAAACATGAATGGAGAGCTCCTCTAGTATTCATCCTGTGTTGAAATCATTGGGTTGTATGTAAGGCTTACAGCAGAGGGGTTATCCAGAACGCtcacagaaacatctggaaataGATGAAGCCTGGTACATGATATGATACAGCTGTGCATTAGTTCATCTGAGCAGCTGGCCCGCTGCAGCTCTGTGCCACTCTGTTATCTTCTGTTAACTGACCTAGACGCTCCACGATCCTGAACATTAGAGTGAAAATATCACTTTTAATGATGAAGGGAAAGGCTTATTTCGACTCCTTCAtgaacatttattgaaaaaaaacccatctgaatctcattttgtgtgtttgccaAACATAATCATGACTTCAGATGAAATCTGCCGTGCAATCAAATCAATGCCAACACTGTAATCTCATTTATCAGAGCAGTTATAGCGGTCAAAATAAAGAAGTCTCTAATGTTGCACAGGGCAGATACAGTCCAAGCATTTCTAAACATCACCAGATGTCCACTTATCATGAGGATCAATAATAATCGGATGCACAATGATGACTAAGGGAGGAGGGAATGCAGTGCACTCTGTTTTAATAGCAAGCATACATACAGCATGACACCATTTCCACTGCTGTTAAGCAGATGCGTATTCACATATTTGCTGAATAAGTCATGTGCTCCTAATGCTGGATGAGCTCTCAAAGCCGTTTGActacagcaggaaaacacaagcaTTAAAAGTCACACACGACTCGAAAATGACTCAGATTCAAAACTCATCTACATTTTATCTCAAGGAAAAATGTCTTATTTCCAAACGGATGCAAGCGTCACACCTCGGGTCGTGTTTCTTTTTCGTCTCTTAACGTCTCAGATGGATCCGTCTCCACCGCGACTTACAAGTATAACATCACCAACAAACTCCAGGTCAAACAACTTTTATTTGCCTCTGAAACATGCACGGCGCTCCTCGCTGGGCGCCCGGAGCCAGAGGGCAGGCGCCGTCCGCAGCGTGGAGGAGgctgtgggtgggtgggtgggggggtgggtggcGCTCAGGAGGCAGGCGGGGGTCCTGCTCAGCTGGCTCCGGCCGAAGCAGGAGGGGCAGGGGGAGCCGGGGCGGGGTCGGGCTCCGGACCGGGGCCGGGGCCCGGAGCCGGGGCCGGAGCCGGGTCGGGAACGGTGAAACAGCCCCTCTTGTGCCACTGCATGTCCCGCACGCGTCGGACCGACTGGATGAGCGGCAGAGGCGCCTCCCAGTCGTTCCAGTGCTTGAAATCTCCCTGCTCGAAGATAAACTGGCGACCCCTGTAGCCCGGGTACATGTAGCCCACCCATCTGCAGGAAGACAAAACAGACCAGCTGTGATAACCGAGTCTCAGGGTCCAGCGGCGGGGCTGAAGGGCGAGGCAGAGGGGGGCCTTACGTTCCGTTTAGAGCCTTGACACTTGCTACACGATCCTGAAAACCATGACCCCACAAACTAGGCACATCGTCGTCAACAATCTCCATCTTCCTGCCGCTGAACCCGGGGTTCTCATACAGTTGTAGTTTGTGATCGGCACTGTCCTATTGGGGGAGAAACAGACAGACGGACGCTTCTTCAAGCTCTGCATGCAGGAGCGGATCTGCAGGCTGAACTGAGGGATAAATAAAGACTGAATTTTGACCAGCACCCACCACTTTGAGAGGCCGTAGGGAAAGGAGGGAGTAGCTGTTCTGACTGTTGGTCCAGGTGTCCCAGCGTGGATACTCGCCCTTCTCCAGGATGAACTGCTCCCCCGTGAACCCGTGCCGGTCGTAGCCCACCCAGCTGAGAGGGAACAGAGGAGGGACTTCGCTTACCAACCTGGCCCACGAATCCTTCCAGCAACATCTCACCCTGCTGAGGTGGAAAAATGACCGACAGCTCCTGACAGTTACTCACGGTCCTGACTCCACGATCACAGAGCCGACCTTCTCCAGACTCTTCTCTGTCACATCTTTACACTCTGCAGAGAACTCTGCCTTGCAGCCCTGGAAGTTTTCGAACTCATACAGCACCACCTGCATCACAGAGGCGAGAGTTCAGCTCTTTACTGATGAGGAAGGAAGACTCCATTTCAGCTGTTAGGAGATGCTGACGTGTTCTGATCAATCAAATCTGCTTGTAGAAGATTTCACTCAATCATATTTTCGCATAATCTCAGagcagtctcacacacacacacacacacacacacacacacactcacacacacacacacacacacacacacacacagggcctgTTGCAGTACCTTGTATgtggctccagctccaccctggCTCTTCCCAGCAGCCAGCTGCTCCGGGGCGCTCTGCTGCTCCGACATCCTCCTGAtccactgctcctccactgtttggcagcagcacacacacacacacacacacacacacacacacacacacacacacacacacacacacacacacacacacacacacacacacacacacacacacacacacacacagacaaagcaCCATCCATCACGCATAAGTGCCGAGATAAAGCACAGGGGAAAAGCTCAGTGTCACAACTGCTGTTTAAAACTCAACCTTGACAAATAAGAGCGCATTCGTTTGGATCATTTTCCCCTCACATGTGAAGTTTCCACAAAAACAGTCTAAACCTGAGGACCGAAGAATCGTTTTTAACCAGACTCCAGTGAAACTAATGAAACTCCGCCGCTGTTGCTGCTTCTGCCTCTTTTACCTGGGTTTGCCTGCCGGGAAGTGGTAGCGTCCCTCTTTTTCGGTGCCACTTGGTGTTTGGTGGGGTTGAGCCATTAGAGGGCAGGGACAGGGGGGGTATTTATGGTTTATTTCTGGCCACAACAGCAGAAAAGGAGGAGCTGTTGATACAGCAAGTCTGTCGCTCACATTGTGTCCATAACGCTGCCTCTCAATAGGCAGCTGTGTTGGCACACGCCGCGCTGCCCGTCCGCCCGGCTGCCAGCGAGCACTGTGTGTGGGCACGGGGAGAGGGAGCCAAGAGGATTCAGCAAACAGCCCCGctcagcacaaacacacgcacacacacacacacacgcacacacacacacacacgcacacaaacaataTATCAGACTACACCCAATCTGGCCTTCACAGTGGTTTGTTGCACTTCTCTTGTAGGTTTGGATTTCTAGTATAATCAAATAAATTCCCTTCCAAATTTTGGAGAACTATATTCATCTTTAAAGAACAGATACTCGGGATAAATTTTAGAGAAGCTTTCTGATTtgactgaattgaattgaatgacGTATCCTGTTCTGGAATTTCATGAAGAGGCTCAGTTATTTCATGCTTTTGAAGTTAGATACACCACAACATGGCACATATAATCAAAACTATTGTTGATTAAAAACAGAGAGACCAAACTGTTGTTCAGATAAATGTTTCTCTAAGTGTGCTTTTGCTTCTTGTCAAATATCGATACATTTCTGAGCAATTTTGCATTTCTATACATGTTATCTACGACAAACTAACCTTAACCAACTCTAACCACTAATGAATCGACAACTTGTTAGACTTGTACTTCAAAAAAATTCATAGCTCCTGTGATCACGTTCAGGAACACACTTAATATTTTAATAGTTTTGAGATAATCAGGCTTTCAACAGATTATTTGCAAGGCAGCCAAACATTGTTCATTCTAAGAACAAACTGAACAGGACAAAAATGTTTACTATTATCAAGTATTTACCAAGCTATTgttattttgaggaaaaaaaaaaaaaaatcagagtttGAAAGAAACAAGAGCCTGTGGTTGAAGTCAAGTAGATTTTATTAAGAATTTATTCACTTTAGGACACTGGCCAGGACAACACAGTGCAATATACATCTTTACATTcaaataatagtaataaaaaaaaaaaggacaaagtaAGACATAAAAAATAAACCCTCAACTTTTATGACAAAAGTAAAACGATGTACAAAGAAACCAGGGGCAATCACTCCTAAGCCTCGATCCGACACGTTCACTTGCATTGCATGAGCAGGCCGACGACACGGGAAGCGAGACGCGGCCTCGGAGAGGGGGCAGAGGTCAGCGCTGTAGTGCATCCAGTGACAAAGTGCTTTGTAGGAGCGCAGCCGTAGTGGGTGGATGTGGAGGGAGACGCAGCAGAGGTGGGAAGCAGGTGcaaatattcacatttatttggACCAATGTGAAAGTAGTGTCATTTTAACCGTCCAGTTTATTCATTGGGAAGGTgagagtggaaaaacaaacctgacACTCTGAGCCCGACGGCAAGGACAAAGCTTGACGAGACAGGTGAGATTGTGCAGCACATATAAAAGGGTCACCGAGGAGAGGGAAAATTGCACgttcattgaagaaaaaaaataagaaaagccAAACCAtgatggaggagtgtgtgtgtgagagaatgtATGGCTTAAACTGGATACTTGCTGCTACAGTCCATTACAGGAAGGAAGACAGGTTGATAGACGTTTTCATAAAAAGACTTTGGGAGTGTATTTGTGCTGATTAGGAGTGTGCATGATTGACAGATGCAAAAGTCGCTTGTCCAAttcgccccccccctcccgtcccTCTTCCACAGAGACAAACAGGTAATCttccaaagaagaaaaatgaagcgATACAGTAACCGTGACACTGTTAAGGTTGAGGACCGTATCAGAGATCAGTCTCTACTGTAGTGATGCATCTTTGTTTTCTCCAAAACTAGCTCTCTGTCTTTGTTAAATCAACAATAATACAAATATAGCCTCTCCTGATTACAGCCGCTAACATGATACACATTCCCACCGACAATCACGTCTGTGGTGATTTGTTCTCTAGGTTCAAAAATCATTAGTGTGTGAAATGTTATCCTATGGCGATGCTTGTGTGACTCCACAGATAACACGGATGCGGCCGGCGCGGACGCGGCCGGCTTGTACACATATTAGTGGAGTGAGGAAACTACATACAAACAAACGTCTGGTGAAGAACTCGCTGGATTGTCCTCCGGCGGAGCGACGAAGCACGATGGGGACGAAGAGGCGTCGTGGTCCCACCCGGTTTGACAGTTTCCCGAAACGGCGTCCGCCGCCCTcgctcctcctggtccctcttAAAGTGTCCGTGTGAAGTCCCTCCTGCACGCAGGAGCTTGTGCGGGTTTCAAGCATGATATGGAGGAAGCGGAGCAGCc contains these protein-coding regions:
- the LOC115398297 gene encoding beta-crystallin B3-like encodes the protein MSEQQSAPEQLAAGKSQGGAGATYKVVLYEFENFQGCKAEFSAECKDVTEKSLEKVGSVIVESGPWVGYDRHGFTGEQFILEKGEYPRWDTWTNSQNSYSLLSLRPLKVDSADHKLQLYENPGFSGRKMEIVDDDVPSLWGHGFQDRVASVKALNGTWVGYMYPGYRGRQFIFEQGDFKHWNDWEAPLPLIQSVRRVRDMQWHKRGCFTVPDPAPAPAPGPGPGPEPDPAPAPPAPPASAGAS